TGCGCACGCTCGTCCCCCTGGCGGCCGCCGCGGGGATCGCGGGCGCCGCGCTGGCGGTCACCCTGGGCCCCTCGCGGCAGACGGCTCCCCTGAGCCCCGGCGAGGTGCAGGCGATGGAGGCCATCGTCGACCAGTCGCTCCAGGACGTGAACGCCCTGGTCACCGGCGAGGTCGCGCGCGAGCAGCTGCTGGACGCCGCCGTCGGGTCCTGAGTCATCCCCGTCCGTCCCGGCGGAAAGCCCCCGCGAGCCACCGGCCCGCGGGGGCTTCGTCTCCCCTCCGGCGGATCTTCCCCGGCCGCCGCAGGGTAGACCCGCCCCGCGCCGTCCGGCGACGGACGGCGGCGGTCCCGCCCGCGGTGGGCGGGAGGTCCATCCACAAGGAAGGGGAGTGATGAAGAAGGCAGTGACGCTGCTCGCGGCCGCGGCCCTGGCCTGCGGCGCGGCGGACGGGCTCCGGGCGCAGTCGGGCTTCGCGCTCAAGGGGCACTACGTGTTCAACCAGTCGAAGGTCGACGACGCGCGCGACAGCGGCTTCGAAGACATCCCCTCGTCCGACGGGTTCAGCCTGGGCGCCGAGTTCGTGCTGCCGCTGGGGATCGGGGTGGGGATCGCGGGCTACACCGAGGGCAAGGCCACCGAGTTCAACACCGAGACGTCCAGCTTCGGCGTGATCGGCGAGGCCAACTACTTCTACAAGATCCCGATCCTCCCGGTGAGCGCCTACGCCGGGCTGCACGCCGGGCTCGGGCGCTACACCATCGACGAGGTCGGCGACACGAGCCCGAAGATCGAGGACAGCCGCACGCAGCTGGGCTTCCAGCTGGGCGTCCGCGTGCAGGCGACCAGGAACTTCGCGATCGACGGCCAGTTCCGGCACATGAGCGACTCGGCCAGCGAGAGCCAGAGCCCCGACCTGGAGCGCAACCAGTTCTGGATCGGCGTCGCGATCTTCTGATCCGCCTCCGGCTGGCGACACCCGAGGAGCCCGGCCCCGCGCCGGGCTCTTCGTCTTTTCCGCGAGGCGTCGTCGGTTCGCGATGGGCCTCCAGGCTGTCATTCTGATACCAAATCTGTCGATTCAGTGTGCATTTACTTGAAACGTGGAATGTCATCCTGAGGGGAGCCTAAAGCGACCCGAAGGATCTGCGGGCTGAATGCGAGCGTGAGTCGGGCTGACGCTCACGAC
The sequence above is drawn from the Longimicrobium sp. genome and encodes:
- a CDS encoding outer membrane beta-barrel protein, whose protein sequence is MKKAVTLLAAAALACGAADGLRAQSGFALKGHYVFNQSKVDDARDSGFEDIPSSDGFSLGAEFVLPLGIGVGIAGYTEGKATEFNTETSSFGVIGEANYFYKIPILPVSAYAGLHAGLGRYTIDEVGDTSPKIEDSRTQLGFQLGVRVQATRNFAIDGQFRHMSDSASESQSPDLERNQFWIGVAIF